A region from the Bacillus sp. Marseille-P3661 genome encodes:
- a CDS encoding fumarylacetoacetate hydrolase family protein, with the protein MITVTFYKDNSLALGIKTELGILDVEKAAKKFAIETVNSVSDLFTLNEEGINVLNDLLNKAKDDSALFYDESTLTFGPAVPTPQKIICVGLNYKRHADECNMEYPKTPVIFSKFSNALSGHLAEVELPSNGTQFDFEAELVIVIGKQARNVSKEDALSYVYGYSNGNDLSVRDFQFKSSQWLLGKTPDGFCPVGPYLVSKDNIEDPDNLKIQLYLNGEQKQNSNTSDMIFNCSEIISFISEHMTLLPGDIILTGTPEGVIMGEPEDTRVWLKNGDEVSVKIENLGTLTTKIVANN; encoded by the coding sequence GTGATAACAGTTACTTTTTATAAAGACAATTCACTAGCGCTTGGAATCAAAACGGAGCTAGGGATTTTAGATGTGGAAAAGGCAGCTAAAAAGTTTGCTATTGAAACGGTTAATTCGGTATCAGATCTATTTACACTTAATGAGGAAGGGATCAATGTTTTAAACGATCTATTGAATAAAGCAAAAGATGATAGCGCTCTATTTTATGATGAAAGCACTTTAACGTTTGGTCCTGCAGTACCTACACCTCAAAAGATTATTTGTGTTGGTTTAAATTATAAACGCCATGCAGATGAGTGTAATATGGAATATCCGAAAACACCTGTTATTTTCAGTAAGTTTTCTAATGCATTGAGTGGACATCTTGCAGAGGTAGAACTTCCTTCAAATGGAACACAATTTGATTTTGAAGCTGAGTTAGTCATTGTTATCGGAAAACAGGCTAGAAACGTTTCGAAGGAAGATGCATTATCGTATGTATATGGATATAGTAATGGTAACGACTTATCTGTGAGAGATTTTCAATTTAAAAGCTCGCAGTGGCTACTTGGAAAAACTCCTGATGGTTTCTGTCCGGTTGGACCCTACTTAGTTAGTAAGGATAACATTGAGGATCCTGATAATTTAAAAATTCAGTTGTACTTAAATGGGGAACAAAAACAGAATTCCAATACGTCCGATATGATTTTTAATTGCTCAGAGATAATTAGCTTTATTTCAGAGCATATGACTTTATTACCAGGTGACATAATCTTAACCGGAACACCGGAGGGAGTAATTATGGGAGAACCTGAAGATACTAGAGTATGGTTGAAAAATGGTGACGA
- a CDS encoding SDR family NAD(P)-dependent oxidoreductase has protein sequence MYNFEGQVVWITGSSTGIGRAAALEFAKHGADVIVHCNSSVKEAEEVVKEIEQLGRKSMLVQGDVSIKSDVEAMVAHIKENFGRIDVLMNNAGSMVKRARLEDIDEELWDRIMDVNLKSVFLVTKAVFPMMKEQGKGKIINVTSIAARNGGGYGSITYAASKGGVSTLTRGLAKDLVEYNILVNAISPGVISTPFHDRFSPTPIREKQLTSIPLGREGTPEETIGAALFLASDYAKYITGEIIEVNGGQLMD, from the coding sequence ATGTATAATTTTGAGGGTCAAGTCGTTTGGATTACAGGAAGTAGCACTGGGATAGGTAGAGCAGCTGCACTTGAATTTGCAAAACATGGAGCAGATGTAATCGTCCATTGCAATAGTAGTGTTAAAGAAGCCGAAGAAGTAGTTAAAGAAATAGAACAGCTAGGTAGAAAATCAATGCTTGTTCAAGGTGATGTTTCGATTAAGAGTGATGTTGAAGCAATGGTTGCACATATTAAAGAAAACTTTGGTCGCATTGATGTGTTAATGAATAATGCTGGTTCAATGGTCAAAAGAGCTAGATTAGAGGATATTGATGAAGAACTATGGGATCGAATAATGGACGTTAACTTAAAATCGGTATTCCTAGTAACAAAGGCAGTTTTTCCAATGATGAAGGAACAAGGAAAAGGTAAAATTATTAATGTAACATCAATTGCTGCACGCAATGGCGGCGGCTACGGCTCAATTACATATGCAGCATCTAAAGGTGGCGTAAGCACCTTAACCCGTGGTCTTGCTAAAGACTTAGTAGAGTACAATATTTTAGTAAATGCTATTTCACCAGGTGTGATTTCAACTCCGTTCCATGATCGTTTTTCTCCAACTCCAATTCGAGAAAAACAACTAACAAGCATACCGCTAGGACGTGAAGGAACGCCAGAGGAAACAATAGGTGCAGCACTATTTTTAGCTTCTGATTATGCTAAATATATAACTGGTGAAATTATTGAAGTTAACGGCGGACAGTTGATGGATTAG